In Halobaculum sp. XH14, a single genomic region encodes these proteins:
- a CDS encoding DUF6663 family protein, translating into MEATTDGRFRVLSHADDEYVLVDLTPVEDPADAYEPVRVAAEGYGDDLAESVAELEPGVVVDAELIWTDGEARFRSVSVRRRGRVAFADDVENLFEAARETWRDARAAGDAMASRVTRDTDGEPNGALYVFADAGARDLLAEFRSGTTPLEPLIERVNAEEMDGEATDADPTTDDGSSDPSEPPEREAFVLRPRDGEFVVVYVAFEPGGLLARTVRDTYF; encoded by the coding sequence ATGGAGGCGACCACCGACGGACGGTTCCGGGTGCTCTCCCACGCGGACGACGAGTACGTGCTCGTCGATCTCACGCCGGTCGAGGACCCGGCCGACGCGTACGAACCGGTCCGGGTCGCCGCCGAGGGGTACGGCGACGATCTCGCCGAATCGGTGGCGGAACTCGAACCTGGGGTGGTCGTCGACGCGGAGCTGATCTGGACCGACGGCGAGGCGCGGTTCCGCTCGGTCTCGGTCCGCCGCCGGGGCCGGGTCGCGTTCGCCGACGACGTCGAGAACCTCTTCGAGGCGGCCCGCGAGACGTGGCGGGACGCGCGGGCCGCCGGCGACGCGATGGCCTCGCGGGTCACCCGCGACACCGACGGCGAGCCGAACGGCGCGCTGTACGTCTTCGCCGACGCCGGCGCCCGCGACCTGCTCGCCGAGTTCCGGAGCGGGACGACGCCGCTCGAACCGCTGATCGAGCGGGTGAACGCGGAGGAGATGGACGGTGAGGCCACGGACGCGGACCCGACGACCGATGACGGGAGTTCGGACCCGAGCGAGCCGCCCGAGCGCGAGGCGTTCGTCCTCCGCCCCCGGGACGGCGAGTTCGTCGTCGTCTACGTCGCCTTCGAACCGGGCGGGCTGCTGGCGCGGACCGTGCGGGACACGTACTTTTGA
- a CDS encoding metallophosphoesterase, whose amino-acid sequence MASFRFRDRAVFLPGADALICADLHVGRAEASDVEYPLGEGTDLRGRLETLLADCAPAEVVFAGDVLHEFGRASLATDRSLGGLVDACRDAGASPVVVAGNHDTVLHEVWDGTVYDAYALDADGERVVVRHGHETPPRDEDADCYVVGHDHPTIDVEGARRPCFLYGDGQFRDADVLMLPAFTRLAAGVAVNGMGTRDFDSPLVTDANALRPAVRDPDARETLEFPPLGEFRRML is encoded by the coding sequence GTGGCTTCGTTTCGCTTTCGCGACCGCGCCGTGTTCCTCCCGGGGGCCGACGCGCTCATCTGTGCGGACCTTCACGTCGGCCGCGCCGAGGCGTCGGACGTCGAGTACCCGCTCGGCGAGGGCACCGACCTGAGGGGACGACTCGAGACGCTTCTCGCCGACTGTGCCCCCGCCGAGGTCGTGTTCGCGGGCGACGTCCTCCACGAGTTCGGCCGCGCCTCCCTCGCCACGGACCGGTCGCTCGGCGGCCTCGTCGACGCCTGCCGCGATGCTGGCGCGTCGCCGGTCGTCGTCGCCGGCAACCACGACACGGTGCTCCACGAGGTCTGGGACGGGACGGTCTACGACGCCTACGCGCTGGACGCCGACGGGGAGCGGGTCGTCGTCCGCCACGGCCACGAGACCCCGCCTCGGGACGAGGACGCCGACTGCTACGTCGTCGGCCACGACCACCCGACCATCGACGTCGAGGGAGCCCGCCGCCCGTGCTTCCTCTACGGTGACGGCCAGTTCCGGGACGCGGACGTGCTGATGCTCCCCGCGTTCACGCGACTCGCGGCCGGCGTGGCGGTGAACGGGATGGGGACGCGCGATTTCGACTCGCCGCTCGTGACCGACGCGAACGCGCTCCGGCCGGCCGTCCGCGACCCCGACGCGCGCGAGACGCTGGAGTTCCCCCCGCTCGGGGAGTTCCGCCGGATGCTCTGA